A single region of the Triticum dicoccoides isolate Atlit2015 ecotype Zavitan chromosome 2B, WEW_v2.0, whole genome shotgun sequence genome encodes:
- the LOC119364638 gene encoding glycosyl hydrolase 5 family protein-like, whose translation MATMGRVRRSPLLAAWLALGFAWHCTLHHAPAAAVTLSTASRWVVNEAGDRVKLACVNWPSHLEPMLAEGLGKRPVGAIAGDVAAMGFNCVRLTWPTFLVTNASYSSLTVEQSFQRLNLTESLAGIRANNPAVVDLKLIDAFKAVVSSLGENNVMVILDNHVSKPGWCCDNSDGNGFFGDGYFEPDVWVDGLTKMATMFAGVPHVVGMSLRNELRGPRQNSNDWYKYMQRGAEAVHAANPRVLVILSGLSFDNDLAFLNSRQVSLSFARKAAFEVHWYSFSNGQEWAAGNPNEVCARIGASVSRRALYLLDQGWPVFLSEFGVDNRGGNANDNRYYGCAAAVAADLDLDWALWTLQGSYYLRQGVLDLDEVYGVLDRAWSRPRNDTALRRVQPLQRPLRGPGYAEAEPYTVLFHPATGLCVLRRSRAQPLELGACADTEAWEYAPQQGRLALRDSPLMCLHAQGAGQPVLLGTPCDDDMSRWRLVSDSKLHVAVNASSSSSSGSGSGGGMLCLDVGADGQSVVTSPCRCLSADNSCDPESQWFKLVSSTRSVAANSMLAELPVKLVSSKIRSL comes from the exons ATGGCGACGATGGGGAGGGTGAGGCGTTCTCCTCTCCTCGCGGCGTGGCTGGCTCTCGGCTTTGCGTGGCATTGCACGCTTCACCATGCTCCGGCGGCGGCCGTGACGCTGTCGACGGCGTCCCGGTGGGTGGTGAACGAGGCCGGCGACCGGGTGAAGCTGGCGTGCGTGAACTGGCCGTCGCACTTGGAGCCGATGCTGGCGGAGGGGCTAGGCAAGCGGCCCGTGGGCGCCATCGCCGGGGACGTCGCCGCCATGGGGTTCAACTGCGTCAGGCTCACCTGGCCCACGTTCCTGGTGACCAACGCCTCCTACTCGTCCCTCACCGTCGAGCAGTCCTTCCAGAGGCTCAACCTCACCGAGTCGCTCGCCGGCATCAGGGCCAACAACCCCGCCGTCGTCGACCTCAAGCTCATCGACGCGTTCAAG GCCGTGGTGAGCAGCCTCGGCGAGAACAACGTCATGGTGATCCTGGACAACCACGTGAGCAAGCCGGGGTGGTGCTGCGACAACTCGGACGGCAACGGGTTCTTCGGCGACGGCTACTTCGAGCCGGACGTCTGGGTCGACGGCCTCACCAAGATGGCCACCATGTTCGCCGGCGTCCCCCACGTCGTCGGCATGAGCCTCAGGAACGAGCTCCGAGGCCCCAGGCAGAACTCAAACGACTGGTACAA GTACATGCAGCGCGGCGCGGAGGCGGTGCACGCGGCGAACCCGCGGGTGCTGGTGATCCTCTCCGGCCTCAGCTTCGACAACGACCTGGCGTTCCTCAACTCGCGGCAGGTGAGCCTCAGCTTCGCCCGGAAGGCGGCGTTCGAGGTGCACTGGTACAGCTTCTCCAACGGCCAGGAGTGGGCGGCGGGCAACCCCAACGAGGTGTGCGCGCGGATCGGGGCCAGCGTGTCCCGCCGCGCGCTCTACCTGCTCGACCAGGGCTGGCCGGTCTTCCTCAGCGAGTTCGGCGTCGACAACCGCGGCGGCAACGCCAACGACAACCGCTACTACGgctgcgccgccgccgtcgccgccgacctcgACCTCGACTGGGCGCTCTGGACGCTGCAGGGGAGCTACTACCTCCGGCAGGGCGTGCTGGACCTCGACGAGGTCTACGGCGTGCTCGACAGGGCCTGGTCCAGGCCGCGCAACGACACCGCGCTCCGCAGGGTCCAGCCCCTGCAGCGCCCGCTCAGAG GGCCTGGCTACGCGGAGGCGGAGCCGTACACAGTGCTGTTCCACCCGGCGACGGGGCTGTGCGTGCTGCGGCGGTCACGGGCGCAGCCGCTGGAGCTGGGCGCGTGCGCCGACACGGAGGCGTGGGAGTACGCGCCGCAGCAGGGGCGGCTGGCGCTGCGTGACAGCCCGCTGATGTGCCTCCACGCGCAGGGCGCCGGCCAGCCCGTGCTCCTCGGCACGCCGTGCGACGACGACATGTCCCGGTGGCGCCTCGTGTCGGACTCCAAGCTGCACGTCGCCGTCAatgcgtcgtcttcgtcgtcgtcgggctccggcagcggcggcggcatgcTCTGCCTAGATGTCGGCGCGGACGGCCAGAGCGTGGTCACCAGCCCATGCCGGTGCCTGAGCGCGGACAACAGCTGCGACCCGGAGAGCCAGTGGTTCAAGCTGGTGAGCAGCACGAGGAGCGTCGCCGCCAATAGCATGCTCGCGGAGCTGCCTGTGAAACTCGTGAGCTCGAAGATTCGCTCGCTTTGA
- the LOC119364637 gene encoding probable galactinol--sucrose galactosyltransferase 2 produces MSVVAAAASIHPSATADGSPPQMATTRLERGSLLVGGRELLSQCPPEVTLRAAVADAAPGAAFLGASAAAPSSRHVFSLGTIPKGWRWLSLFKLKIWWMAPKTGADAAGVPAETQMLLLEKRGNGAEDAGYALMLPALHGDFRASLQGSPENELQFCFESGDPDVQTKDAVDAVFVNSGNNPFKLIKESIKVLSKIKGTFSHIESKETPANLDWFGWCTWDAFYKAVNPVGIEEGLQSLREGGAPPRFLIIDDGWQEIVNEFKEVDGALVEETVFAERLVDLKENDKFRGEACKNLGDLVKKIKETHGVKYVYAWHALLGYWGGVCTSSDVMEKYNPKLVYPVQSPGDVANLRDVAMDSLEKYGVGIIDPEKIYEFYNDQHSYLSSVGVDGVKVDVQNVMETLGHGFGGRVALTRKYQHALEESIARNFKGNNLICCMSHSSDHIYSALKSAVARASEDFMPREPTLQTLHIANVAFNSLLLGEIFIPDWDMFQSKHETAEFHGAARALSGGGVYVSDKPGVHDFNVLKKLVLSDGSILRARYAGRPTRDCLFNDPVMDGKSLLKIWNLNNLSAAVGVFNCQGAGNWTWLVEEISHVPTAVNITGQLSPSDVESLEEIVGDDWNGETAVYAFNSCSLSRLQKHQSLELSLVTMTCEIYTISPIQVYGGAVRFAPLGLLNMFNSGGALDSITGTVDSSATTVQIKCRGPGRFGAYSSARPALCRVDAHEVEFSHSDDGLLAFDLSDGSSHSSLWNIEILYTAS; encoded by the exons ATGTCGGTCGTCGCCGCTGCCGCCTCCATTCACCCCAGCGCCACCGCCGACGGGTCCCCGCCGCAGATGGCGACGACGCGTCTCGAGCGCGGGTCCCTGCTGGTCGGCGGGCGCGAGCTCCTCTCCCAGTGCCCGCCCGAGGTCACCCTACGCGCGGCCGTCGCTGACGCCGCCCCGGGCGCCGCGTTCCTCGGCGCCAGCGCGGCGGCGCCGTCCAGCCGCCACGTCTTCTCCCTCGGCACCATCCCCAA AGGATGGAGGTGGCTGTCGCTGTTCAAGTTGAAGATCTGGTGGATGGCCCCGAAGACGGGCGCGGACGCGGCGGGCGTGCCGGCGGAGACGCAGATGCTGCTTCTGGAGAAGAGGGGGAACGGGGCCGAGGACGCGGGGTACGCTCTGATGCTGCCAGCCCTCCATGGGGATTTCCGGGCTAGCCTCCAAGGGAGTCCCGAGAATGAGCTCCAATTCTGCTTCGAGAGTG GTGATCCTGATGTGCAGACGAAGGACGCTGTTGATGCGGTATTCGTCAACTCAGGGAATAATCCTTTCAAGCTTATTAAGGAATCAATCAA GGTACTGTCCAAGATCAAAGGAACTTTCAGTCATATAGAGAGCAAGGAG ACCCCTGCAAACTTAGACTGGTTTGGATGGTGCACTTGGGATGCATTTTATAAAGCTGTCAACCCAGTAGGGATTGAAGAGGGCCTTCAAAG TTTGCGTGAAGGAGGCGCACCACCAAGGTTTCTGATTATAGATGATGGTTGGCAAGAAATAGTTAACGAATTCAAGGAAGTGGATGGAGCTCTTGTTGAAGAGACTGT GTTTGCAGAGAGGCTGGTTGATCTGAAGGAGAATGACAAGTTCAGGGGAGAAGCCTGCAAGAATCTGGGAGATCTTGTCAAGAAAATCAAAGAGACACATGGAGTCAA GTACGTCTACGCATGGCATGCTTTACTTGGGTATTGGGGAGGTGTCTGTACATCATCGGACGTGATGGAGAAGTACAATCCAAAACTAGTTTACCCCGTCCAGTCTCCTGGTGATGTTGCAAATTTGAGGGATGTAGCCATGGACAGCTTGGAGAAATATGGAGTTGGTATCATTGATCCTGAGAAGATATATGAATTCTACAATGATCAGCACAGTTACCTTTCTAGTGTGGGTGTGGATGGTGTGAAGGTAGATGTGCAAAATGTGATGGAGACTCTCGGGCATGGCTTCGGTGGTCGTGTTGCATTAACTCGAAAGTATCAACATGCTCTTGAGGAATCTATTGCTCGGAACTTCAAAGGAAATAATCTAATATGCTGCATGAGTCACAGTTCAGACCACATCTATAG TGCCTTGAAGAGTGCAGTTGCTAGAGCATCAGAAGATTTCATGCCACGGGAACCAACACTGCAAACTCTGCACATTGCTAATGTAGCATTCAATAGCCTTTTATTGGGAGAAATTTTCATCCCGGACTGGGATATGTTCCAA AGCAAGCATGAAACAGCGGAATTTCATGGAGCAGCTAGAGCTCTAAGTGGAGGTGGTGTTTATGTCAG TGACAAACCAGGAGTGCACGATTTCAATGTTCTGAAAAAGCTTGTTCTATCAGATGGCTCGATTCTAAGAGCAAGGTATGCTGGTCGTCCTACCCGCGATTGCCTGTTCAATGACCCAGTCATGGATGGTAAAAG TCTGCTGAAAATATGGAACCTGAACAATTTGTCTGCTGCTGTCGGAGTATTCAATTGTCAGGGAGCTGGAAACTGGACTTGGTTAGTCGAAGAAATTTCACATGTTCCCACCGCCGTTAACATAACCGGTCAGCTCTCGCCATCAGATGTAGAGTCTCTCGAGGAGATTGTTGGTGATGATTGGAATGGAGAGACTGCAGTATATGCTTTCAattcat GTTCTCTTTCAAGGCTCCAGAAGCACCAAAGTTTGGAGCTGTCATTGGTCACTATGACATGTGAGATCTATACCATATCACCGATACAG GTTTACGGTGGGGCTGTTCGGTTCGCACCACTTGGACTGCTCAACATGTTCAACTCCGGTGGCGCACTCGACAGTATCACAGGCACAGTTGATTCTTCGGCTACGACAGTTCAGATCAAATGCCGAGGGCCAGGACGTTTTGGGGCGTATTCATCTGCTAGGCCGGCACTCTGCAGAGTTGATGCGCATGAAGTAGAGTTCAGTCATTCTGATGATGGCTTGCTGGCATTTGATCTCTCAGATGGATCTTCCCACAGCAGCCTCTGGAACATCGAGATTCTCTACACAGCCTCCTGA